TATTTCCAATAATTATAAGTACATCAATTCCATTTTTAAAAAGAATATTCCTTTCGAGAGAGAATCCCTTACTAACGTCCAGCAGCTGAATGAATATATCATGACCTCATTGCGTACTCATTGGGGATGCGATCTTAAAAGAGTTAAAAATGATTTTAGAAAGGATTACCCGGAAGTAAGAAAAAACCTTGAAAAAATTTCTTCCGACTATTTCCTGGAAGCGGATGAGAAAATTTTTCTTACAGAAAAAGGAAAGTTGGTTGCCGATAGAATCATTTTGGAAATGATCGTATAAGTGTTATCTGTTTTCCTGTCGCATTTGCGGGAATAAAATAACGTCCTGAATAGAAACAGAGTTGGTCATGATCATGGTTAAGCGATCGATTCCTACTCCAAGGCCTGCGGTAGGTGGCATGCCATATTCGAGTGCCCGAAGGAAGTCTTCATCCAGAACCATTGCCTCTTCATCGCCGCGTTTTCCAAGCTCGATCTGCTCTTCAAAGCGCATTCTTTGGTCAATAGGGTCGTTAAGCTCTGAAAACGCATTGCATATTTCTTTACCGTAACAGATTGCTTCAAAGCGTTCCACGAGCCCAGGCTTGCTGCGGTGTTTTTTTGCTAATGGAGACATTTCAACCGGGTAATCAGTAATAAATGTTGGCTGAATCAGCTGAGGCTCACAGGCAGCGCTGAAGATTTCATCAATAATTTTCCCTTTTCCCATAGTTGCATCCAGATGAAGGTGCAAATGCTTTCCTGCTTCGCGCAGCTGTTCTTCATTCATTTTACTTATATCCATTCCTGTGAAATGCGCAATGGCCTCATACATAGTAAATCGTTTCCATGGACGCTTAAAATCAATTTCGTATCCACCTGCAGTTACCTTAGTGGTGCCATGCAGATCCATTGCTATCTGCTCTACCATTTCCTCCACCAGGTTCATCATCCATTCATAATCTTTATACGCCACATACAACTCCATCATAGTAAATTCCGGATTGTGAAAACGGTCCATACCTTCATTTCGAAAATCTTTTGCAAATTCGAATACTCCATCAAATCCGCCTACGATCAATCTCTTCAGGTACAGCTCATCAGCAATTCTGAGATACAGTTTCATATCCAAAGTATTGTGATGGGTGGTGAAGGGACGCGCTGCTGCTCCACCATATAATGGTTGAAGGATTGGTGTTTCCACTTCCAGGTAATTGCTGCTGTTTAAAAAATTGCGCATAGACTGAATAATCTTTGACCGCTGGATAAAAACGGTTCTGGAGTGTGCATTAATATTCAGGTCAACATATCGCTGGCGGTAGCGCAATTCCGGATCGGTTACCTCATCAAACATATGCCCTTCCTTTTCTTTTACCACCGGAAGAGGCTTAAGTGATTTACTTAATAGCACTAACGTTTTTACATGGACAGAGGTTTCTCCTGTTTTAGTGGTGAAAACGTAACCGGTAACACCGAGAATGTCCCCCAAATCCAATAGTTTTTTAAAAATAATATTATAAAATGTTTTGTCTTCACCCGGGCAGATTTCGTCCCGGTTCACATATAATTGGATCTTGCCGGTTGCATCCTGAAGTACCGCAAATGATGCACTACCCATTATACGTTTACTCATGAGCCTGCCTGCAATGGAGATGTTTTTCAATAAATTATTTTCCGGGTCTTTTTTATATTCTTCGTGAATAAAGCCTGCAGAGGCTGATATCTTAAATTCTTCCGCTGGGTAAGGTTCAATACCCAAATTGATTAGTTCCTGCAAGGTTTGTCTTCGTAAAAGTTCCTGTTCACTGAATGCCATCGGAAAAAAAATTTTAACAAAAATACTTTTTGTATGGAGGAGTTTGGGAATGTTGATGAATAAAAGTGTCATATCTTTTCACATTAAAGCCTTTGACGGAAAACACTTCTAATCTTAAGCTCCAGCGATGGATTTTTGTTTCAAGCATTATATTGCTTGCCGGTAAATTTTCCGCCTTCATTCTTACTTATTCTAATGCGGTGCTTACGGATGCAATGGAAAGCATTGTGAATGTGGTTGCCAGCGGAATCGGTTTGTACAGTTTATGGCTATCTGCGAAACCCCGGGATACTGATCATCCATATGGCCATGGCAAAATTGAATTTATATCTGCAAGCATTGAGGGTACTATGGTTTTAGTTGCCGGCCTGATCATTGTTGGAAAATCAGTTCATAATATTTTTTATCCGCAGGATCTTCATGACCTGGATATTGGTATCGCAATATTGTTTGGAACTGCTGTTGCGAATTACATGCTGGGTTTTATAAGTGAAAAGCAGGGAAACAAAACAGATTCTCCCGCCCTAATTGCCAGCGGAAAACACCTTAAAACAGATGCTTGGTCAACTGCGGGCATAGTCAGTGCGCTGTTGTTAATTTATTTAACAGGTTTAGCCTGGCTTGATATTGTGATTGCCATCGGTTTTGGTGGTTTTATTTCTATTACTGGTTATAAAGTATGGCGCAAAGCTGTGGGAGGTATTATGGATGAAGCTGATTATGACCTTTTAAGCACTATAATATCGAGGGTAAATGAACACCGACGGGAGCCCTGGATGGATTTGCACAATATGAGAGTGATCAAATATGGCAGTGTGCTGCACATTGATTGTCACTTAACAGTGCCGTGGTATTTCACTATAAGGGAAGGTCATAATGAAGTAGACCGTCTTGAAGCACTTATAAAAAATGAACTGAAGAATCCTGTAGAACTATTTATCCATACTGACTATTGCGTGCCTCCGTTTTCTTGTACCATTTGTATTATGAGTAACTGTAATGTTCGGGAGGCTGTTTTTCAAAAACGTATTGAATGGGATCTTAAAAATGTATTGCAGGATAAAAAGCACGGACTGTAAATTTGCTCTGTCTGAACATCCATTGCAAACCCTTGCTTAATTTATAATTCACGATCAGATCATCAGTTCAAATCAATTCTTTATATGGCATTTTACTCTCATCAATCCCTAATTTATTCCTTTGAAATAATATTAATCAACATGAATCCCTCAGAGTAAGTCATATTTTCTGAATACTGATTTCAGGAAAATATTGTCTCTTTGTTTCCAATTTAAAAAGTTATGCGCATATTTTTTTTACTTCTCTTCTCTATTATTTTTCCCCTGGTTTCATTGCATGCGAATGCTACTTGTAATCCCGAACCACCAAAGAATTTATATACTACCAATATCTCTTCCTCCAGCATAACCCTCCACTGGTCACCGGTTAAGCATGCTGATTATTATAAGGTGAAGTATAAAACTGAAAATGGGTCATGGATAAACATCAAGGATAAAATCTATGATACATTATATTCTTTTAAAGAATTAGGGGTTGATACCAAATATACATTAGGAGTTAACAGCTACTGTCCTGACGGTTCTAAAAGCAGTTATTCAACAATTAACGAGGTAACTTCCGGATGCGAGATCCCTTCACTGAATCCGGTAAAATCAGACCCTGATAATAACGTAACAGTTAGCTGGTTTACACGTTCGCCTGCTAATACCAATTTTATCCGGTACAGCTTTGGAAAAGGATCTCAGTGGATTACTATTGCCA
Above is a genomic segment from Chitinophagales bacterium containing:
- the lysS gene encoding lysine--tRNA ligase, translated to MAFSEQELLRRQTLQELINLGIEPYPAEEFKISASAGFIHEEYKKDPENNLLKNISIAGRLMSKRIMGSASFAVLQDATGKIQLYVNRDEICPGEDKTFYNIIFKKLLDLGDILGVTGYVFTTKTGETSVHVKTLVLLSKSLKPLPVVKEKEGHMFDEVTDPELRYRQRYVDLNINAHSRTVFIQRSKIIQSMRNFLNSSNYLEVETPILQPLYGGAAARPFTTHHNTLDMKLYLRIADELYLKRLIVGGFDGVFEFAKDFRNEGMDRFHNPEFTMMELYVAYKDYEWMMNLVEEMVEQIAMDLHGTTKVTAGGYEIDFKRPWKRFTMYEAIAHFTGMDISKMNEEQLREAGKHLHLHLDATMGKGKIIDEIFSAACEPQLIQPTFITDYPVEMSPLAKKHRSKPGLVERFEAICYGKEICNAFSELNDPIDQRMRFEEQIELGKRGDEEAMVLDEDFLRALEYGMPPTAGLGVGIDRLTMIMTNSVSIQDVILFPQMRQENR
- a CDS encoding cation transporter — encoded protein: MTENTSNLKLQRWIFVSSIILLAGKFSAFILTYSNAVLTDAMESIVNVVASGIGLYSLWLSAKPRDTDHPYGHGKIEFISASIEGTMVLVAGLIIVGKSVHNIFYPQDLHDLDIGIAILFGTAVANYMLGFISEKQGNKTDSPALIASGKHLKTDAWSTAGIVSALLLIYLTGLAWLDIVIAIGFGGFISITGYKVWRKAVGGIMDEADYDLLSTIISRVNEHRREPWMDLHNMRVIKYGSVLHIDCHLTVPWYFTIREGHNEVDRLEALIKNELKNPVELFIHTDYCVPPFSCTICIMSNCNVREAVFQKRIEWDLKNVLQDKKHGL